Proteins from a genomic interval of Harpia harpyja isolate bHarHar1 chromosome 7, bHarHar1 primary haplotype, whole genome shotgun sequence:
- the ZRANB3 gene encoding DNA annealing helicase and endonuclease ZRANB3 isoform X3: MCSGSPAFAGRCCVQEIAFNMASTFQETPTLEASYAENVNAKLSFLPERLRKKLLPFQEKGIIFALQRSGRCMIADEMGLGKTIQAIAVSYYYKNEWPLLIVVPSSLRYPWVDEMEKWIPELSPDDISIIQNKTDTGRISTSKVTILGYGLLTSDAQTLVDTLYRQNFKVVVIDESHYMKSRNATRSKILLPIVQKALRAILLTGTPALGRPEELFMQIEALFPRRFGTWSEYAKKYCNARVRFFGKRTQWDCRGASNLEELHQLLSEIMIRRLKNDVLTQLPPKVRQRIPFDLPQAAAKNLNTTFAEWEKLMRNLNSDATESHFSEVMNLITRMYKETAIAKAGAVKDYIKMMLQNDKLKFLVFAHHLSMLQACTEAVIENKVRYIRIDGSVPSSERIHLVNQFQKDPDTRVAILSIQAAGQGLTFTAATHVVFAELYWDPGHVKQAEDRAHRIGQCSSVNIHFLIAKGTMDTLMWAMLNRKAKVTGSTLNGKKEKMQADEGDKEKWDFLSFAETWTPNESLEDPKNELLFTHFEKERQRDIRSFFSPKSSAEKKRKIFSGNESLHNDSESSEVTKEEDAEKSNENVDSTKISDVDTISHESTCEREAKRARSISGSTPVNSTEANCDAPTSETEEDVSKDSRRNEERAECNAEDRREDFGELVTQQSVEISELETVEIENEESEKKHGEGDVDKSEMFELYDGLMFCASRNTDRIHLYTKDGEPLNHNFIPLDIQLDNWEDLPETFQHKQNRSSILRFVKEWNHLTAMKQKIIRKSGQIFCSPMHAAEELSKKQSVVSSTKRYVTKEDVAAASLSKARSSGGSVRLISKESGVCLKNENASIEQLGHSTKLLPENGKGPSVPHAEKTEADGSSLSKGYLQALDSQGNPLCLSCQQPTAQLEPGGQARAWDTRFCSHACQEDFSIRSSQSYLRTKVFEIERGVCQFCNQNAQELYLSIRDAPKSQRKKLLESSWMSHLPLGQLNEIITNPTEGQFWQADHIKPVYSGGGQCSLENLQTLCTVCHRERTAKQAQERSQMKRRSLATKYGCDITKFLVKM, translated from the exons GTGTATGATTGCTGATGAG atgGGGCTAGGTAAAACAATTCAAGCAATTGCTGTTTCCTATTACTACAAAAATGAATGGCCTCTCTTAATTGTAGTGCCTTCATCTCTGAGATACCCTTGGGTTGATGAGATGGAGAAGTGGATTCCAGAACTCTCTCCAGATGATATTAGCATCATTCAGAACAAAACTGATACTGG GAGAATATCAACCAGCAAAGTAACGATTCTGGGGTATGGCCTGTTAACTTCTGACGCACAGACTTTAGTAGACACTTTGTACAGGCAGAACTTTAAGGTAGTTGTGATTGATGAATCACACTATATGAAATCCAGAAATGCCACCCGCAGCAAGATCTTGTTGCCAATTGTACAGAAAGCTCTTAGAGCTATTCTCCTTACTGGAACTCCTGCTCTAGGAAGACCTGAAGAG cttTTCATGCAGATTGAGGCACTGTTTCCAAGAAGATTTGGAACTTGGAGTGAATATGCCAAAAAATACTGCAATGCTCGTGTCAG gttttttggtAAAAGAACTCAATGGGACTGTAGAGGAGCTTCAAATTTAGAAGAACTACATCAACTTTTAAGTGAAATAATGATCAGAAGACTAAAGAATGATGTTCTAACTCAGTTGCCTCCCAAAGTTAGGCAACGTATTCCATTTGACCTCCCACAAGCCGCAGCTAAG AATTTGAATACCACTTTTGCAGAGTGGGAGAAATTAATGAGAAATCTGAATTCAGATGCCACTGAAAGCCACTTTTCTGAAGTCATGAATCTAATCACACGCATGTATAAAGAAACAGCCATTGCCAAG GCAGGAGCAGTAAAGGACTATATCAAAATGATGCTTCAAAATGACAAACTGAAGTTTCTAGTTTTTGCTCATCACTTAAGCATGCTTCAAGCCTGTACAGAGGCAGTTATAGAAAATAAG GTTCGCTACATACGAATAGATGGCAGTGTTCCTTCTTCAGAAAGAATACATCTTGTTAATCAGTTTCAGAAGGATCCTGATACTCGGGTTGCTATTTTGAGTATTCAGGCAGCTGGTCAG GGTTTAACTTTCACTGCTGCTACTCATGTTGTGTTTGCTGAATTATATTGGGATCCAGGCCATGTTAAGCAAGCAGAAGACAGAGCACACCGAATTGGGCAGTGCAGTTCTGTGAATATTCACTTCCTTATTGCAAAAGGAACAATGGATACTCTTATGTGGGCAATGCTGAATCGCAAG GCCAAAGTTACAGGCAGCACCTTGAAtggcaagaaagagaaaatgcaggcTGACGAAGGTGATAaggagaaatgggattttttgAGTTTTGCTGAGACCTGGACCCCAAATGAAAGTCTAGAAGATCCCAAAAATGAACTTCTGTTTACACAT TTTGAAAAGGAAAGACAGCGTGACATACgttctttcttttccccaaaatccTCCGCTGAGAAGAAACgcaaaatattttctggtaaTGAATCATTACATAATGATTCAGAATCTTCTGAAGTCACAAAAGAAGAGGAtgcagagaagagcaatgaaaaTGTGGATTCCACAAAAATAAGTGATGTGGATACGATTTCTCATGAAAGTACCTGTGAACGTGAAGCTAAAAGAGCAAGAAGCATAAGTGGATCTACTCCAGTCAACtcca CTGAGGCAAATTGTGATGCTCCCACGAGCGAAACTGAGGAGGATGTTTCAAAGGACTCCAGAAGAAATGAAGAGAGAGCAGAGTGCAATGCTGAAGACAGAAGAGAAGATTTTGGGGAATTGGTGACCCAGCAATCTGTTGAAATCAGCGAACTGGAAACTGTTGAAATTGAaaatgaagaaagtgaaaaaaagcatGGAGAAG gAGATGTAGATAAATCAGAAATGTTTGAATTATATGATGGGCTTATGTTTTGTGCAAGCAGGAATACTGATAGAATTCACCTATATACAAAG GATGGTGAACCACTGAATCATAATTTCATTCCATTGGACATACAGCTGGATAACTGGGAGGATTTACCAGAGACTTTTCAGCATAAACAAAATCGTTCATCG ATACTGAGGTTTGTGAAAGAATGGAATCATCTAACAGCAATGAAACAGAAGATTATCAGAAAAAGCGGTCAGATATTTTGTAGTCCTATGCATGCTGCAGAGGAGTTGTCTAAAAAGCAGTCAGTGGTCAGCAGCACAAAAAG GTACGTGACCAAGGAGGATGTAGCAGCAGCCTCACTTAGCAAAGCTAGGAGCAGTGGGGGCAGCGTTCGCCTCATCTCGAAAGAAAGTGGGGTTTGtctaaagaatgaaaatgcttcTATTGAACAACTGGGTCATTCCACAAA GTTGCttccagaaaatggaaaaggcCCGTCAGTTCCTCATGCAGAGAAGACTGAAGCTGACGGCTCCTCCCTATCCAAAGGCTATTTGCAAGCCTTGGACAGCCAAGGGAACCCACTCTGTCTCAGCTGTCAACAGCCAACAGCTCAGCTTGAGCCAGGCGGCCAGGCCCGTGCTTGGGACACACGATTCTGCTCTCATGCCTGCCAGGAGGACTTCTCAATTCGCTCTAGTCAGAGCTACCTTAGGACTAAAGTATTTGAAATTGAACGCGGTGTTTGCCAGTTTTGTAATCAAAATGCCCAGGAGCTTTATCTGAGCATCAGAGACGCGCCCAAGAGTCAGCGTAAGAAACTTCTGGAGAGTTCTTGGATGTCTCACCTTCCACTTGGGCAG TTGAATGAAATAATAACAAACCCAACAGAAGGCCAGTTCTGGCAGGCAGACCATATCAAGCCTGTTTACAGTGGAGGAGGACAGTGCTCCCTGGAAAACCTGCAAACTCTGTGTACGGTCTGCCACAGAGAG aGAACTGCAAAACAGGCGCAGGAAAGAAGCCAGATGAAGAGACGTTCTTTAGCTACAAAGTACGGCTGTGATATCACAAAATTTCttgtgaaaatgtaa
- the ZRANB3 gene encoding DNA annealing helicase and endonuclease ZRANB3 isoform X1, translated as MCSGSPAFAGRCCVQEIAFNMASTFQETPTLEASYAENVNAKLSFLPERLRKKLLPFQEKGIIFALQRSGRCMIADEMGLGKTIQAIAVSYYYKNEWPLLIVVPSSLRYPWVDEMEKWIPELSPDDISIIQNKTDTGRISTSKVTILGYGLLTSDAQTLVDTLYRQNFKVVVIDESHYMKSRNATRSKILLPIVQKALRAILLTGTPALGRPEELFMQIEALFPRRFGTWSEYAKKYCNARVRFFGKRTQWDCRGASNLEELHQLLSEIMIRRLKNDVLTQLPPKVRQRIPFDLPQAAAKNLNTTFAEWEKLMRNLNSDATESHFSEVMNLITRMYKETAIAKAGAVKDYIKMMLQNDKLKFLVFAHHLSMLQACTEAVIENKVRYIRIDGSVPSSERIHLVNQFQKDPDTRVAILSIQAAGQGLTFTAATHVVFAELYWDPGHVKQAEDRAHRIGQCSSVNIHFLIAKGTMDTLMWAMLNRKAKVTGSTLNGKKEKMQADEGDKEKWDFLSFAETWTPNESLEDPKNELLFTHFEKERQRDIRSFFSPKSSAEKKRKIFSGNESLHNDSESSEVTKEEDAEKSNENVDSTKISDVDTISHESTCEREAKRARSISGSTPVNSSKKKKKSLTGKKPSLFSEKYNEVFPCGLNTPSKSTALNKVWQCSVCTYSNSELLPYCEMCNCPQSSNAEANCDAPTSETEEDVSKDSRRNEERAECNAEDRREDFGELVTQQSVEISELETVEIENEESEKKHGEGDVDKSEMFELYDGLMFCASRNTDRIHLYTKDGEPLNHNFIPLDIQLDNWEDLPETFQHKQNRSSILRFVKEWNHLTAMKQKIIRKSGQIFCSPMHAAEELSKKQSVVSSTKRYVTKEDVAAASLSKARSSGGSVRLISKESGVCLKNENASIEQLGHSTKLLPENGKGPSVPHAEKTEADGSSLSKGYLQALDSQGNPLCLSCQQPTAQLEPGGQARAWDTRFCSHACQEDFSIRSSQSYLRTKVFEIERGVCQFCNQNAQELYLSIRDAPKSQRKKLLESSWMSHLPLGQLNEIITNPTEGQFWQADHIKPVYSGGGQCSLENLQTLCTVCHRERTAKQAQERSQMKRRSLATKYGCDITKFLVKM; from the exons GTGTATGATTGCTGATGAG atgGGGCTAGGTAAAACAATTCAAGCAATTGCTGTTTCCTATTACTACAAAAATGAATGGCCTCTCTTAATTGTAGTGCCTTCATCTCTGAGATACCCTTGGGTTGATGAGATGGAGAAGTGGATTCCAGAACTCTCTCCAGATGATATTAGCATCATTCAGAACAAAACTGATACTGG GAGAATATCAACCAGCAAAGTAACGATTCTGGGGTATGGCCTGTTAACTTCTGACGCACAGACTTTAGTAGACACTTTGTACAGGCAGAACTTTAAGGTAGTTGTGATTGATGAATCACACTATATGAAATCCAGAAATGCCACCCGCAGCAAGATCTTGTTGCCAATTGTACAGAAAGCTCTTAGAGCTATTCTCCTTACTGGAACTCCTGCTCTAGGAAGACCTGAAGAG cttTTCATGCAGATTGAGGCACTGTTTCCAAGAAGATTTGGAACTTGGAGTGAATATGCCAAAAAATACTGCAATGCTCGTGTCAG gttttttggtAAAAGAACTCAATGGGACTGTAGAGGAGCTTCAAATTTAGAAGAACTACATCAACTTTTAAGTGAAATAATGATCAGAAGACTAAAGAATGATGTTCTAACTCAGTTGCCTCCCAAAGTTAGGCAACGTATTCCATTTGACCTCCCACAAGCCGCAGCTAAG AATTTGAATACCACTTTTGCAGAGTGGGAGAAATTAATGAGAAATCTGAATTCAGATGCCACTGAAAGCCACTTTTCTGAAGTCATGAATCTAATCACACGCATGTATAAAGAAACAGCCATTGCCAAG GCAGGAGCAGTAAAGGACTATATCAAAATGATGCTTCAAAATGACAAACTGAAGTTTCTAGTTTTTGCTCATCACTTAAGCATGCTTCAAGCCTGTACAGAGGCAGTTATAGAAAATAAG GTTCGCTACATACGAATAGATGGCAGTGTTCCTTCTTCAGAAAGAATACATCTTGTTAATCAGTTTCAGAAGGATCCTGATACTCGGGTTGCTATTTTGAGTATTCAGGCAGCTGGTCAG GGTTTAACTTTCACTGCTGCTACTCATGTTGTGTTTGCTGAATTATATTGGGATCCAGGCCATGTTAAGCAAGCAGAAGACAGAGCACACCGAATTGGGCAGTGCAGTTCTGTGAATATTCACTTCCTTATTGCAAAAGGAACAATGGATACTCTTATGTGGGCAATGCTGAATCGCAAG GCCAAAGTTACAGGCAGCACCTTGAAtggcaagaaagagaaaatgcaggcTGACGAAGGTGATAaggagaaatgggattttttgAGTTTTGCTGAGACCTGGACCCCAAATGAAAGTCTAGAAGATCCCAAAAATGAACTTCTGTTTACACAT TTTGAAAAGGAAAGACAGCGTGACATACgttctttcttttccccaaaatccTCCGCTGAGAAGAAACgcaaaatattttctggtaaTGAATCATTACATAATGATTCAGAATCTTCTGAAGTCACAAAAGAAGAGGAtgcagagaagagcaatgaaaaTGTGGATTCCACAAAAATAAGTGATGTGGATACGATTTCTCATGAAAGTACCTGTGAACGTGAAGCTAAAAGAGCAAGAAGCATAAGTGGATCTACTCCAGTCAACtccagtaagaaaaagaaaaaatctttgactgGAAAAAAGCcctctttgttttcagaaaaatacaatGAAGTCTTTCCTTGCGGTTTAAATACTCCAAGCAAAAGTACAGCTTTAAATAAAGTTTGGCAGTGTAGTGTTTGCACTTACAGTAATAGTGAATTGCTTCCTTACTGTGAAATGTGCAATTGCCCCCAAAGCAGTAATG CTGAGGCAAATTGTGATGCTCCCACGAGCGAAACTGAGGAGGATGTTTCAAAGGACTCCAGAAGAAATGAAGAGAGAGCAGAGTGCAATGCTGAAGACAGAAGAGAAGATTTTGGGGAATTGGTGACCCAGCAATCTGTTGAAATCAGCGAACTGGAAACTGTTGAAATTGAaaatgaagaaagtgaaaaaaagcatGGAGAAG gAGATGTAGATAAATCAGAAATGTTTGAATTATATGATGGGCTTATGTTTTGTGCAAGCAGGAATACTGATAGAATTCACCTATATACAAAG GATGGTGAACCACTGAATCATAATTTCATTCCATTGGACATACAGCTGGATAACTGGGAGGATTTACCAGAGACTTTTCAGCATAAACAAAATCGTTCATCG ATACTGAGGTTTGTGAAAGAATGGAATCATCTAACAGCAATGAAACAGAAGATTATCAGAAAAAGCGGTCAGATATTTTGTAGTCCTATGCATGCTGCAGAGGAGTTGTCTAAAAAGCAGTCAGTGGTCAGCAGCACAAAAAG GTACGTGACCAAGGAGGATGTAGCAGCAGCCTCACTTAGCAAAGCTAGGAGCAGTGGGGGCAGCGTTCGCCTCATCTCGAAAGAAAGTGGGGTTTGtctaaagaatgaaaatgcttcTATTGAACAACTGGGTCATTCCACAAA GTTGCttccagaaaatggaaaaggcCCGTCAGTTCCTCATGCAGAGAAGACTGAAGCTGACGGCTCCTCCCTATCCAAAGGCTATTTGCAAGCCTTGGACAGCCAAGGGAACCCACTCTGTCTCAGCTGTCAACAGCCAACAGCTCAGCTTGAGCCAGGCGGCCAGGCCCGTGCTTGGGACACACGATTCTGCTCTCATGCCTGCCAGGAGGACTTCTCAATTCGCTCTAGTCAGAGCTACCTTAGGACTAAAGTATTTGAAATTGAACGCGGTGTTTGCCAGTTTTGTAATCAAAATGCCCAGGAGCTTTATCTGAGCATCAGAGACGCGCCCAAGAGTCAGCGTAAGAAACTTCTGGAGAGTTCTTGGATGTCTCACCTTCCACTTGGGCAG TTGAATGAAATAATAACAAACCCAACAGAAGGCCAGTTCTGGCAGGCAGACCATATCAAGCCTGTTTACAGTGGAGGAGGACAGTGCTCCCTGGAAAACCTGCAAACTCTGTGTACGGTCTGCCACAGAGAG aGAACTGCAAAACAGGCGCAGGAAAGAAGCCAGATGAAGAGACGTTCTTTAGCTACAAAGTACGGCTGTGATATCACAAAATTTCttgtgaaaatgtaa